From the Pseudomonas sp. Teo4 genome, the window TAACCGCCAGTGCGTACGCCTACCTGGGCGGCATGCCGATGATGATGATCACCGGCCAGAAGCCGATCAAGAAGTCCAAGCAGGGCCGCTTCCAGATCATCGACGTGTGCGGCATGATGGACCCCATCACCAAGTACACCCACCAGTTCGCTTCGGCCGACAACATCCCGTCGCGCATGCGTGAAGCCTTCCGTCTTGCTGAGGAAGAGAAGCCGGGCGCCGTGCACCTGGAGCTGCCGGAAGACATCGCTGCAGAGCAGACCGATGCCATGCCGATTCCTCGCAGCCTGCACCGCCGTCCGCTGGCCGAGCATGTCGCCATCGAAGCTGCTATCGAGAAACTGCGCACCGCCCGCAGCCCGATCCTGGTGATCGGTGCCGGTGCCAACCGGAAGATGACCGCCAAGGTCCTCAAGCAATTGGTCGACCAGACCGGCATCCCGTTCGTGACCACCCAGCTGGGCAAGGGTGTGGTCGACGAGCGCAGCCCGCGCTTCCTGGGCAACGCTGCGTTGTCTTCCGGTGACTTCGTCCACCGCGCCATCGAAGCGGCCGACCTGATCGTCAACATCGGCCACGACGTGATCGAGAAGCCGCCGTTCTTCATGGTCCGCGGCGGTACTGAAGTCATCCACATCAACTTCCGCTCCGCCGAAGTCGACGCCGTGTACTTCCCACAGGTCGAAGTGATCGGTGACATCGCCAACGCCGTCTGGCAGATTGCCGAAGGCCTGGGCGACACCTCGCATTGGGACTTCACCCGCCTGATGGCCATCCGTGAAGCCAACGAAGCGCAGATCGCCGAAGGCGCCGACGACGACCGCTTCCCGGTCTACCCGCAGCGCCTGGTGGCCGACATCCGTCGCGTGCTGCCGTCCGAAGGC encodes:
- a CDS encoding acetolactate synthase large subunit, translating into MAKAADVVVQCLENEGVEYVFGIPGEENLDLLESLRKSKIKLVLTRHEQSAGFMAATYGRLTGKTGVSLSTLGPGATNLVTASAYAYLGGMPMMMITGQKPIKKSKQGRFQIIDVCGMMDPITKYTHQFASADNIPSRMREAFRLAEEEKPGAVHLELPEDIAAEQTDAMPIPRSLHRRPLAEHVAIEAAIEKLRTARSPILVIGAGANRKMTAKVLKQLVDQTGIPFVTTQLGKGVVDERSPRFLGNAALSSGDFVHRAIEAADLIVNIGHDVIEKPPFFMVRGGTEVIHINFRSAEVDAVYFPQVEVIGDIANAVWQIAEGLGDTSHWDFTRLMAIREANEAQIAEGADDDRFPVYPQRLVADIRRVLPSEGIVALDNGIYKIWFARNYKAHKPNTVLLDNALATMGAGLPSAMAAHLVHPDRPVISVCGDGGFMMNSQELETAVRLGMHVTVVILRDDGYGMIRWKQANMGFTDFGLDYGNPDFVKYAEAYGANGHRVESAEGLLPLLEHCIKTPGVHVIDCPVDYSENDRILNSELRERALAV